In Ilumatobacter fluminis, the following proteins share a genomic window:
- the murI gene encoding glutamate racemase, whose protein sequence is MDRPIGMFDSGFGGLTVARALIDLLPGEDLVYIGDTGRYPYGSKPLDEVHGYARQLSRSLVDDFGVKAIVVACNTATASGLDDIRADLDVPVIDVIEPGARSLVRATDTGRVGVIGTVGTMASGAYVDAVARTGAPVHLALAACPGFVEFVERGQTSGDEVLVLAERLLAPVRDADVDALLLGCTHYPFLARVIADVMGPAVTLVSSADETAFAAMDRLGELGMLRDDDHVGQHRFLSSGDVEVFRELGERLLGPELAATEAWSPNAAT, encoded by the coding sequence ATGGATCGGCCGATCGGGATGTTCGACTCGGGTTTCGGAGGGCTCACGGTCGCCCGCGCCCTGATCGACCTGCTCCCGGGCGAAGATCTCGTCTACATCGGCGACACGGGCCGCTATCCGTACGGCTCGAAGCCACTCGACGAGGTGCACGGCTACGCCCGGCAGTTGTCGCGCTCGCTCGTCGACGACTTCGGCGTCAAGGCGATCGTCGTCGCCTGCAACACGGCGACAGCGAGCGGCCTCGACGACATCCGTGCCGACCTCGACGTGCCCGTCATCGATGTCATCGAACCGGGCGCCCGATCACTCGTCCGGGCGACCGACACCGGCCGGGTCGGAGTGATCGGCACCGTCGGCACCATGGCGTCCGGGGCCTACGTCGACGCGGTGGCTCGTACCGGTGCCCCGGTACACCTGGCGCTGGCGGCGTGCCCTGGCTTCGTCGAGTTCGTCGAACGGGGCCAGACGAGCGGCGACGAAGTCCTCGTTCTCGCCGAGCGGCTGCTCGCCCCGGTCCGCGACGCCGACGTGGATGCGCTCCTCCTCGGCTGCACCCACTACCCGTTCCTCGCCCGAGTGATCGCAGACGTGATGGGTCCGGCGGTCACCCTCGTCAGCTCGGCCGACGAGACGGCGTTCGCGGCGATGGACCGGCTGGGTGAGCTCGGGATGTTGCGCGACGACGACCACGTCGGCCAGCATCGATTCCTGTCCAGCGGCGACGTCGAGGTGTTCCGTGAGTTGGGAGAGCGTCTGCTCGGCCCCGAACTCGCCGCCACCGAGGCCTGGTCGCCGAACGCCGCCACCTGA
- a CDS encoding GNAT family N-acetyltransferase: MTNVPPSTIVLGDGTSALIRPIEPADAPTLQAFHERQSPESRYRRYFSPKPVLTDDELERFTTVDFVDRAALVVEQHDEFIAWASYERWQNRGDAEVAFQVDDGHQGKGIATLLLEHLASIAQDNEIERFTAQTLGENRAMLSVFSKAGWPVHRRFDSGVIDVDFSLDETAEFIDSVERREHRADSRAVAHLLLPSSIAVIGASDRPDSIGAQVWQHVLATDRIRSYAVNPRLDEIDGRPCYDAVGDIPDDVGLAVVAVPQQHLEATIDQCIDKRVRGAIVITVVEPDTIDMRALVSRARRNGLRIVGPASMGIASPRPDVEIQAALVDVRLPPGKVAVSMQSGTLGTSLLRLAAHLHLGLSWFVSLGDKDDLSANDLLQFWEDDDATEVIALYTESFGNPRKFARIARRVSRSKPIVAVRAGAALLDPANATLYRQTGVIEVPTVTAMLDTARVFACQPLMNGDRVAVLSNSRSPAVLAEATLTRAGLTPVVAPVALDWASTPDDYESAVRTTLADDDIDALLVVHAPPSTVDVNAPSEAIDRAASGADKPVVAVMLGSGDGPLRPGSDIASFAFPEQAAAALARVDAYSRWRRTEVDESPDEVPANIDRLGADDVIDEMIAGDDTGPQEARRLLATYGIEMAPTRRVDADDAVAAADELGYPVAVKAAQRRIGRSVEAGIALDLADADDVAEAISIMREHLGDDAATVEVQRMLPPGTDLRVRVEDDERLGPIITVGLGGVQADLIGDEISRLAPVSPVVARRMVEATRASGALDDDTLTRVADLVARIAHLASDHPRLQEIDVNPVIVSEGHCHVADVVVRLGTPDRHEPVRRLET; encoded by the coding sequence GTGACGAACGTGCCCCCGTCGACGATCGTTCTGGGCGACGGAACCAGCGCCCTCATCCGCCCGATCGAGCCGGCGGATGCCCCGACGCTCCAGGCGTTCCACGAGCGGCAGTCGCCCGAGAGCCGGTATCGACGGTACTTCTCGCCGAAGCCCGTCCTGACCGACGACGAACTCGAACGGTTCACGACCGTCGATTTCGTCGACCGGGCGGCCTTGGTCGTCGAGCAGCACGATGAGTTCATCGCATGGGCCAGCTACGAGCGTTGGCAGAACCGCGGCGACGCCGAGGTCGCGTTCCAGGTCGACGACGGGCACCAGGGCAAGGGCATCGCCACCTTGCTGCTCGAGCATCTCGCCTCCATTGCCCAGGACAACGAGATCGAACGGTTCACCGCCCAGACCCTCGGCGAGAACCGGGCCATGCTGTCGGTGTTCTCGAAAGCCGGCTGGCCGGTGCATCGTCGCTTCGATTCCGGTGTCATCGACGTCGACTTCTCGCTCGACGAGACCGCCGAGTTCATCGACTCCGTCGAGCGCCGTGAGCACCGTGCCGACTCCCGAGCGGTGGCACACTTGCTCCTCCCCAGTTCGATCGCCGTGATCGGGGCATCCGACCGACCCGACTCGATCGGCGCCCAGGTGTGGCAACACGTGCTGGCGACCGACCGGATCCGCAGCTACGCCGTCAACCCACGACTCGACGAGATCGACGGCCGCCCCTGCTACGACGCCGTCGGCGACATCCCCGACGATGTCGGACTCGCCGTGGTCGCCGTCCCCCAGCAGCACCTCGAGGCCACGATCGACCAGTGCATCGACAAGCGGGTGCGCGGCGCGATCGTGATCACGGTCGTCGAGCCCGACACGATCGACATGCGGGCGCTCGTGAGCCGAGCACGCCGGAACGGCCTGCGCATCGTGGGGCCGGCGAGCATGGGCATCGCCTCACCGCGACCCGACGTCGAGATCCAGGCGGCCCTCGTCGACGTGCGACTACCGCCCGGCAAGGTCGCGGTGTCGATGCAGTCGGGCACGCTCGGCACGTCATTGCTCCGCCTGGCAGCCCACCTGCACCTCGGGCTGTCGTGGTTCGTGTCGCTCGGCGACAAGGACGACCTCTCGGCGAACGACCTGTTGCAGTTCTGGGAAGACGACGACGCGACCGAGGTCATCGCGCTGTACACCGAGTCGTTCGGCAACCCGCGCAAGTTCGCCCGCATCGCCCGCCGGGTGTCGCGCAGCAAACCGATCGTGGCCGTCCGGGCAGGCGCAGCCCTGCTCGACCCGGCCAACGCCACGCTGTACCGCCAGACCGGCGTCATCGAGGTGCCCACCGTGACGGCCATGCTCGACACGGCCCGCGTCTTCGCCTGCCAACCGCTCATGAACGGTGACCGGGTCGCCGTGTTGAGTAATTCTCGCAGTCCGGCCGTGCTGGCGGAGGCCACGCTCACACGAGCCGGCCTCACCCCGGTGGTGGCACCCGTGGCACTCGACTGGGCGAGCACACCGGACGACTACGAGAGCGCCGTGCGGACGACGCTTGCCGACGACGACATCGACGCTCTGCTCGTCGTCCACGCGCCACCGTCGACCGTCGACGTCAACGCACCGAGCGAAGCGATCGACCGTGCCGCATCGGGGGCCGACAAACCGGTCGTCGCCGTGATGCTCGGATCGGGCGACGGCCCGCTGCGGCCCGGCTCCGACATCGCGAGCTTCGCCTTCCCCGAGCAGGCCGCCGCTGCACTGGCGCGCGTCGACGCATACTCGCGGTGGCGCCGCACCGAGGTCGACGAGTCACCCGACGAGGTGCCGGCGAACATCGACCGGCTCGGGGCCGACGACGTCATCGACGAGATGATCGCCGGCGACGACACCGGCCCCCAGGAGGCACGCCGGCTGCTCGCCACCTACGGCATCGAGATGGCGCCCACACGGCGCGTCGACGCAGACGATGCGGTCGCCGCCGCCGACGAGCTGGGCTACCCGGTCGCCGTCAAGGCGGCCCAGCGACGGATCGGGCGGTCGGTCGAGGCGGGCATAGCACTCGATCTGGCCGATGCCGACGACGTCGCCGAGGCGATCTCGATCATGCGCGAGCACCTCGGTGACGATGCAGCGACCGTCGAGGTCCAGCGAATGCTGCCGCCGGGCACCGACCTCCGGGTCCGGGTCGAGGACGACGAGCGTCTCGGGCCGATCATCACGGTCGGTCTGGGTGGGGTGCAAGCCGACCTCATCGGTGACGAGATCAGCCGGTTGGCGCCGGTGTCGCCGGTCGTCGCACGTCGCATGGTGGAGGCGACCAGGGCGTCCGGTGCGCTCGACGACGACACCCTGACGCGCGTCGCCGACCTGGTGGCCCGTATCGCACACCTCGCGTCCGATCACCCCCGCCTCCAGGAGATCGACGTGAACCCCGTCATCGTGAGCGAGGGCCACTGCCACGTCGCCGACGTGGTCGTCCGCCTCGGCACCCCCGACCGCCACGAACCCGTCCGCCGCCTCGAAACCTGA
- the rdgB gene encoding RdgB/HAM1 family non-canonical purine NTP pyrophosphatase: MTDGSAVLPQLVCASANPDKVAEIAAILDGVVDLLPRPADVPDVVEDADTLVGNARLKAVAICEAAGLPAVADDTGLEVDALGGAPGVCAARYAGERCSYADNRAKLLAELGDATDRSARFRTSVLVRWPDGSELAVDGVCEGAITDTERGERGFGYDSVFRPADGDGRTFAEMTNDEKHAISHRGRAFRNLLDALR; this comes from the coding sequence GTGACCGACGGGTCGGCGGTGCTGCCCCAGCTCGTCTGCGCCTCGGCGAACCCCGACAAGGTCGCCGAGATCGCGGCGATCCTCGACGGCGTCGTCGATCTGTTGCCTCGTCCGGCCGACGTGCCCGACGTCGTCGAGGACGCCGACACGCTGGTCGGCAACGCTCGATTGAAGGCCGTCGCCATCTGCGAGGCGGCCGGACTGCCGGCGGTGGCCGACGACACCGGGCTCGAGGTCGACGCCCTCGGCGGTGCTCCCGGCGTGTGCGCGGCTCGCTACGCAGGTGAGAGGTGCTCGTACGCCGACAACCGAGCGAAGCTGCTCGCCGAACTCGGTGACGCCACCGACCGTTCGGCCCGATTCCGCACGAGCGTCCTCGTCCGCTGGCCGGACGGTTCCGAACTGGCCGTCGACGGCGTGTGCGAGGGCGCGATCACCGACACCGAACGTGGCGAGCGCGGGTTCGGCTACGACTCCGTGTTCCGACCCGCCGACGGAGACGGACGCACGTTCGCCGAGATGACCAACGACGAGAAGCACGCGATCTCGCACCGCGGCCGGGCGTTCCGCAACCTGCTCGACGCGCTCCGCTGA
- the nifJ gene encoding pyruvate:ferredoxin (flavodoxin) oxidoreductase: MGTMTVTTLDGNEAAARVAYSLSEVIAIYPITPASPMGEFADAWSAAEQPNVWGGVPDIVEMQSEAGAAGSLHGALQAGSLATTFTASQGLLLMLPNMFKIAGELTPAVIHVAARALATHALSIFGDHSDVMAARTTGFAMLASNSVQEAHDFAAVAHAATLRSRVPFLHFFDGFRTSHEINRVELLGDDDLRSLVLDSDVAAHKDRRLRPTAPVIRGTAQNPDVFFQGREAANAHHDAVPGIVAEVFDEFATLTGRRYQLVEYHGAPDAERVVVMMGSGAEAAVEAVDALVARGEKVGLVVVRLFRPFPTEAFLAALPDTVRHVAVLDRTKEPGSVGEPLLQDVVTTLADGDRGSIRVIGGRYGLGSKEFTPAMVKAVLDEAGAASPKRRFTVGIVDDVTNLSLDVDDDFRVDTGHHAAVFYALGSDGTVGANKSSVKIIGDQPGLHSQGYFVYDSKKSGSMTVSHLRYGPDPIRSTYLVDQADLVACHQFGLLDRFEVLAEAKHGGTFLLNAPYPADEVWQHLPPAIQREIVAKDLTVYSIDAARIARELEMPGRINTVMQPCFFALAEVMPVDDAIEAIKTSIEKTYGRRGRLVVERNHDAVDRALGEMARVPVPTDVDIAGLPESTLAAIDASGAPETDRDFVERVTATMVAGKGDLLPVSALPVDGTFPTGTTRFEKRSLAAQIPIWEPDVCIDCGKCAIVCPHAAIRLKVYEPDAVADAPAGFPTKSFRSRELDGFHLTVQVAPDDCTGCGICVDVCPAKDKTQVKRKAINMRDVAEHRDVERDRWDFFGSIPELDRTAVSHDNVKNSQLLQPLFEFSGACSGCGETPYIKLLTQLFGDRLVVANATGCSSIYGGNLPTTPYTKTDQGLGPAWANSLFEDNAEFGLGIRLGIEHHQNEAARLVDELAGSIGPELAAALLANPQPTESEVVAQRQRVAALRERLSSVDDPRARRLETIADELVRSSTWIVGGDGWAYDIGYGGVDHVLGSGRNVNLLVLDTEVYSNTGGQASKATPLGAVAKFATAGKPTGKKDLGAVARSYGNVYVAQVALGGSDIQTVKALREADAWDGPSLIIAYSTCIAHGIDMTTSMAHQKQAVKSGYWPLYRYTPTDAEHEHPFHLDSAAPSIPLREFALQEARYAMLARTDPERSEQLLDLSQAAIDERWRYYAQLADVERQLPHVDEHDEQLTTELVSTESAATDTPVEVAKHD; the protein is encoded by the coding sequence ATGGGGACCATGACGGTCACCACCCTCGACGGGAACGAGGCGGCGGCTCGCGTCGCGTACTCCCTGTCCGAAGTCATCGCGATCTATCCGATCACCCCCGCCTCGCCGATGGGCGAGTTCGCCGATGCGTGGTCGGCGGCGGAGCAACCGAACGTGTGGGGCGGCGTTCCCGACATCGTCGAGATGCAGTCGGAAGCCGGCGCTGCCGGTTCGCTGCACGGCGCTTTGCAGGCCGGGTCGCTCGCCACCACGTTCACGGCCTCGCAGGGCCTCCTGCTCATGTTGCCGAACATGTTCAAGATCGCTGGCGAACTGACGCCGGCCGTCATCCACGTCGCCGCCCGCGCCCTCGCCACGCATGCGCTGTCGATCTTCGGCGACCACTCCGACGTCATGGCGGCCCGCACGACCGGGTTCGCGATGCTCGCGTCGAACTCGGTCCAGGAGGCGCACGACTTCGCGGCCGTCGCTCATGCGGCGACGCTGCGGTCCCGGGTGCCGTTCCTGCACTTCTTCGACGGCTTCCGCACCTCGCACGAGATCAACCGGGTCGAGCTGCTCGGCGACGACGATCTGCGCTCGCTCGTGCTCGACAGCGACGTCGCCGCCCATAAGGACCGGCGTCTCCGTCCGACCGCGCCGGTCATCCGCGGCACCGCCCAGAACCCCGACGTCTTCTTTCAGGGGCGTGAGGCCGCCAACGCGCACCACGACGCCGTGCCAGGCATCGTCGCCGAGGTGTTCGACGAGTTCGCCACCTTGACGGGTCGCCGATACCAACTCGTCGAATACCACGGCGCTCCCGACGCCGAGCGCGTGGTCGTCATGATGGGGTCCGGTGCCGAGGCAGCCGTCGAGGCAGTCGATGCCCTCGTGGCTCGCGGTGAGAAGGTCGGCCTGGTGGTCGTGCGCCTGTTCCGTCCCTTCCCGACCGAGGCGTTCCTCGCCGCCCTGCCCGACACCGTGCGCCACGTCGCCGTGCTCGACCGGACGAAGGAGCCCGGATCCGTCGGAGAACCGCTCCTGCAGGACGTGGTGACCACGCTCGCCGACGGCGATCGCGGCAGCATCCGGGTGATCGGCGGCCGGTACGGACTCGGCTCGAAGGAGTTCACACCCGCGATGGTCAAGGCGGTGCTCGACGAGGCCGGTGCGGCGTCGCCGAAGCGCCGGTTCACCGTCGGCATCGTCGACGACGTCACCAATCTCAGCCTCGACGTCGACGACGACTTCCGAGTCGACACGGGTCATCACGCCGCCGTCTTCTACGCGCTCGGTAGCGACGGCACCGTCGGCGCCAACAAGTCGTCGGTCAAGATCATCGGCGACCAGCCGGGCCTGCACTCGCAGGGCTACTTCGTGTACGACTCGAAGAAGTCCGGTTCGATGACCGTCTCGCACCTCCGCTACGGACCCGATCCGATCCGGTCGACCTACCTGGTCGACCAGGCCGATCTGGTCGCCTGCCATCAGTTCGGTCTGCTCGACCGCTTCGAGGTGCTCGCCGAGGCGAAGCACGGCGGCACGTTCCTGCTCAACGCCCCCTACCCCGCCGACGAGGTCTGGCAACACCTGCCACCGGCGATCCAGCGCGAGATCGTCGCCAAGGACCTCACCGTGTACTCGATCGACGCCGCTCGGATCGCCCGGGAGCTCGAGATGCCGGGCCGTATCAACACGGTCATGCAGCCGTGCTTCTTCGCGTTGGCCGAGGTCATGCCGGTCGACGACGCGATCGAGGCGATCAAGACGTCGATCGAGAAGACGTACGGTCGTCGCGGACGACTGGTCGTCGAACGCAACCACGATGCCGTCGATCGAGCCCTCGGTGAGATGGCCCGAGTCCCGGTGCCGACCGACGTCGACATTGCCGGCCTGCCCGAATCGACTCTCGCCGCGATCGATGCGTCGGGCGCGCCCGAGACCGATCGCGACTTCGTCGAGCGAGTGACCGCGACGATGGTGGCCGGCAAGGGCGACCTGCTCCCGGTGTCGGCGCTCCCGGTGGACGGCACCTTCCCCACCGGCACGACACGGTTCGAGAAGCGGTCGCTGGCCGCCCAGATCCCGATCTGGGAGCCCGACGTCTGCATCGACTGCGGCAAGTGCGCGATCGTCTGCCCCCACGCGGCGATCCGCCTCAAGGTCTACGAACCCGACGCCGTGGCCGACGCGCCGGCCGGCTTCCCGACCAAGTCGTTCCGATCACGCGAGCTCGACGGCTTCCACCTCACGGTGCAGGTCGCCCCCGACGACTGCACCGGTTGCGGGATCTGCGTCGACGTGTGCCCCGCCAAGGACAAGACACAGGTCAAGCGCAAGGCGATCAACATGCGCGACGTGGCCGAGCATCGCGACGTCGAGCGCGACCGCTGGGACTTCTTCGGCTCGATCCCCGAACTCGACCGCACGGCCGTCAGCCACGACAACGTCAAGAACAGCCAGCTGCTCCAACCGTTGTTCGAGTTCTCGGGCGCCTGCTCCGGTTGTGGCGAGACGCCGTACATCAAGCTGCTGACCCAGCTGTTCGGCGACCGGCTCGTCGTCGCCAACGCGACCGGCTGCTCATCGATCTACGGCGGCAACCTGCCCACCACGCCGTACACCAAGACCGATCAGGGTCTGGGGCCGGCGTGGGCGAACTCGCTGTTCGAGGACAACGCCGAGTTCGGCCTCGGCATCCGACTCGGCATCGAACACCATCAGAACGAAGCGGCTCGTCTCGTCGACGAACTCGCCGGGTCAATCGGCCCCGAACTGGCTGCGGCGCTGCTGGCGAATCCGCAGCCGACGGAGTCCGAGGTCGTCGCGCAGCGCCAACGAGTGGCGGCGCTGCGCGAACGACTCTCGTCGGTCGACGACCCTCGCGCACGGCGGCTCGAGACGATCGCCGACGAGCTGGTGCGGTCGAGTACCTGGATCGTCGGTGGTGACGGCTGGGCGTACGACATCGGGTACGGCGGCGTCGACCACGTGCTCGGCAGCGGGCGCAACGTCAACCTGCTGGTGCTCGACACCGAGGTGTACTCGAACACCGGCGGGCAGGCCTCGAAGGCCACACCGCTCGGGGCCGTCGCCAAGTTCGCCACCGCCGGCAAGCCCACCGGCAAGAAGGACCTCGGTGCGGTCGCCCGCTCGTACGGCAACGTCTACGTCGCGCAGGTCGCGCTCGGCGGCAGCGACATCCAGACGGTCAAGGCGCTGCGAGAAGCCGACGCCTGGGACGGACCGTCGCTGATCATCGCCTACTCGACCTGCATCGCCCACGGCATCGACATGACGACGTCGATGGCGCATCAGAAGCAGGCCGTGAAGTCCGGCTACTGGCCGCTCTACCGATACACGCCGACCGACGCCGAGCACGAGCACCCGTTCCATCTCGACTCGGCCGCACCGTCGATCCCCCTCCGAGAGTTCGCACTCCAGGAGGCGAGGTACGCCATGCTCGCTCGCACCGACCCCGAACGGTCGGAGCAGCTCCTCGACCTGAGCCAGGCGGCGATCGACGAACGCTGGCGGTACTACGCACAGCTCGCCGACGTCGAGCGTCAGCTCCCCCACGTCGACGAGCACGACGAACAGCTGACCACCGAGCTGGTCTCGACCGAGTCGGCGGCGACCGACACGCCCGTGGAGGTGGCGAAGCATGATTGA
- a CDS encoding dihydroorotate dehydrogenase-like protein, with protein sequence MIDLHTEYMGLSLRSPLVASAGPFTGDLDKLRELRDAGVAAVVLPSLFEEQIEHETSEIDRLYSMHENSFGEATSFVPELDNYNTGTDTYLSLIEAARDVVDVPVIASLNGANIGGWLRYARLLEDAGADAIELNLYAVNADPAIPAQDIESEQLELVALLTEDVGIPVAVKISPFYTSVAAFALGLQEAGAAGMVLFNRFYAPDLDLEQLDVKSKISLSRPAELRLPLRWIGILREFLDLSLAGSTGVHSGRDAVKLILAGADVTMMTSALLFNGASYVAQVEQELLEWMQHHDYRSVSEMRGAVSRDSTADPAAYERANYIGNIASYSSRFIAGQPIRLQSR encoded by the coding sequence ATGATTGATCTGCACACCGAGTACATGGGGCTCTCGCTCCGGTCGCCGCTCGTGGCCTCTGCCGGCCCGTTCACCGGCGATCTCGACAAGCTCCGGGAGCTGCGTGACGCCGGTGTGGCCGCCGTCGTCCTGCCGTCGCTCTTCGAGGAACAGATCGAGCACGAGACGTCCGAGATCGACCGGCTCTACTCGATGCACGAGAACAGCTTCGGGGAGGCGACCTCGTTCGTCCCCGAGCTGGACAACTACAACACCGGCACCGACACCTATCTGTCGCTCATCGAGGCAGCCCGCGACGTCGTCGACGTCCCGGTGATCGCCTCGCTCAACGGTGCGAACATCGGCGGCTGGCTCCGGTACGCCCGCTTGCTGGAGGATGCCGGCGCCGACGCGATCGAACTGAACCTGTACGCCGTCAACGCCGACCCGGCGATCCCGGCCCAGGACATCGAGTCGGAACAGCTCGAGCTGGTCGCCCTGCTCACCGAGGACGTCGGCATCCCCGTCGCCGTGAAGATCTCGCCGTTCTACACGTCGGTGGCGGCGTTCGCCCTCGGGCTCCAGGAGGCGGGGGCAGCAGGCATGGTGCTCTTCAACCGGTTCTACGCGCCCGACCTCGACCTCGAGCAGCTCGACGTCAAGTCGAAGATCTCCCTCAGTCGGCCAGCGGAGCTGCGGCTACCGCTGCGTTGGATCGGGATCCTACGCGAGTTCCTCGACCTGTCGCTCGCCGGTTCGACCGGCGTTCACAGTGGTCGCGACGCCGTCAAGCTGATCCTGGCCGGAGCCGACGTGACGATGATGACGTCGGCGCTGTTGTTCAACGGCGCCTCGTATGTCGCACAGGTGGAGCAGGAACTCCTCGAGTGGATGCAGCACCACGACTACCGGTCGGTGAGCGAGATGCGCGGCGCCGTCAGCCGCGACTCCACCGCCGACCCGGCGGCGTACGAGCGGGCCAACTACATCGGCAACATCGCGAGCTACTCGAGCCGGTTCATCGCCGGACAGCCGATCCGTCTGCAGTCACGCTGA
- a CDS encoding alanine racemase has translation MHVNELATPALVIDADAFDRNLATMASHHPGDRLRPHVKAHKCTALAAAQQAVGHSTFTCATPLEVVGMGRAGVGVDLLLANETVDAGRLRAMAELDVMVTVAVDSAETIRAAADNGIGSCLIDVNVGLPRCGVAPERAGSLADDARAAGLEVRGVMGYEGHLMMVPERGDRLAQVEASMALLRQAHADVGGDIVSAGGTGTFDLHGNTGVNEVQAGSYALMDTHYGQQGLPFEQALFVVGTVISVSDGWAVTDVGLKALGMDHGNPSIVDGDVWFCSDEHLTYAPHTSVSVGDRATVIPGHVDPTMAMHEAAWLVRDDEVIDRWPIDLRGW, from the coding sequence GTGCACGTCAACGAACTCGCCACGCCGGCCCTCGTCATCGATGCCGACGCCTTCGACCGGAATCTCGCGACGATGGCCTCGCATCACCCGGGCGACCGCCTACGCCCGCACGTGAAGGCGCACAAGTGCACGGCACTGGCCGCCGCGCAGCAGGCGGTGGGTCACTCGACGTTCACGTGCGCCACTCCGCTCGAGGTGGTCGGCATGGGCCGGGCTGGCGTCGGCGTCGATCTGCTCCTGGCGAACGAGACCGTCGATGCCGGACGACTGCGAGCGATGGCCGAACTCGACGTCATGGTCACCGTCGCGGTCGATTCCGCCGAGACGATCCGAGCAGCTGCCGACAACGGGATCGGATCGTGCCTGATCGACGTCAACGTCGGACTCCCCCGCTGCGGCGTGGCACCCGAGCGGGCCGGGTCGTTGGCCGACGACGCCCGTGCCGCCGGGCTCGAGGTGCGTGGTGTCATGGGGTACGAGGGCCACCTGATGATGGTGCCCGAGCGGGGCGACCGGCTGGCGCAGGTCGAGGCGTCGATGGCGCTGCTGCGCCAGGCGCACGCCGACGTCGGAGGCGACATCGTGTCGGCCGGCGGCACCGGCACGTTCGACCTGCACGGCAACACCGGCGTCAACGAGGTGCAGGCCGGGAGCTACGCGCTCATGGACACCCACTACGGGCAGCAGGGCCTGCCGTTCGAACAGGCGCTGTTCGTCGTCGGCACCGTGATCTCGGTCAGCGACGGGTGGGCCGTGACCGACGTCGGTCTGAAGGCGCTCGGGATGGACCACGGCAACCCCTCGATCGTCGACGGCGACGTCTGGTTCTGCTCCGACGAACACCTGACGTACGCACCGCACACATCGGTGTCGGTCGGCGACCGCGCCACCGTGATACCGGGGCACGTCGACCCGACGATGGCCATGCACGAGGCGGCATGGCTCGTCCGCGACGACGAGGTGATCGACCGGTGGCCGATCGACCTGCGGGGCTGGTGA
- the rph gene encoding ribonuclease PH, protein MTRPDGRTPDQLRPFTFERDFTTMADGSCLVSFGDTRVLCTASVDDDVPRWMRNSGKGWVTAEYSMLPGSSPERIGREAAKGKQSGRTVEIQRLIGRSLRAACDMTLLGERQVVVDCDVLQADGGTRTASICGGFIALHDALSRVVQRGDLARHPLHSFCSAISVGIVGGEPVLDLPYVEDSKAEVDMNVVMLSPVDGGEARFVEVQGTAEGMAFSRGELDSLLALAESGLAEIGAAQRELVATPPAERPA, encoded by the coding sequence ATGACCCGTCCCGACGGCCGCACCCCCGACCAACTCCGCCCGTTCACGTTCGAGCGTGACTTCACCACGATGGCCGACGGCTCGTGCCTCGTGTCCTTCGGCGACACCCGCGTCCTGTGTACGGCGTCGGTCGACGACGACGTGCCGCGCTGGATGCGCAACAGCGGCAAGGGCTGGGTCACCGCCGAGTACTCGATGCTGCCGGGCTCGTCGCCCGAGCGCATCGGCCGCGAGGCCGCCAAGGGCAAACAGAGCGGCCGAACGGTCGAGATCCAGCGCCTCATCGGTCGGTCGCTGCGGGCCGCGTGCGACATGACGCTGCTCGGTGAACGACAGGTCGTCGTCGACTGCGACGTCCTGCAGGCCGACGGCGGTACCCGCACCGCCTCGATCTGCGGCGGCTTCATCGCCCTCCACGATGCGCTCAGTCGTGTCGTTCAGCGCGGCGACCTCGCCCGGCACCCGCTCCACTCGTTCTGTTCGGCGATCAGCGTCGGCATCGTCGGAGGTGAGCCGGTGCTCGACCTTCCCTACGTCGAGGACAGCAAGGCCGAGGTCGACATGAACGTCGTCATGCTGAGCCCGGTCGACGGTGGCGAGGCCCGCTTCGTCGAGGTGCAGGGCACCGCCGAAGGCATGGCGTTCTCCCGTGGCGAGCTCGATTCGCTCTTGGCACTCGCCGAGAGTGGCTTGGCCGAGATCGGCGCCGCACAGCGCGAGCTCGTCGCCACGCCTCCGGCGGAGCGCCCGGCGTGA